One stretch of Miscanthus floridulus cultivar M001 chromosome 18, ASM1932011v1, whole genome shotgun sequence DNA includes these proteins:
- the LOC136520745 gene encoding F-box protein At5g67140-like isoform X2: protein MDLDKQRQHDGDGDGAAAAEADIERLPVDLLAHILSLLSPFRDLSMAGGVSRRWRWAVERVLASRRRLSFAGQRTGNDTAARLIHAAVNLRDLDICWGCHITDEGLIKISSADCVANLTSISLWGLAGITDKGVVHLSIILWSCRHVTEAGLVALVNKCRRLECINVGGMRVPPESFVGLLSISPALQIRSIPRILDAGVQAS from the exons ATGGACCTGGACAAGCAGCGCcagcacgacggcgacggcgacggcgccgccgccgcggaggcGGACATCGAGCGTCTCCCCGTCGACCTCCTCGCGCACATCCTCTCCCTCCTGTCGCCCTTCCGCGACCTGTCCAT GGCTGGGGGAGTGAGCCGGAGGTGGCGCTGGGCCGTCGAGCGGGTGCTGGCGTCGCGGCGGCGGCTGAGCTTCGCGGGCCAGCGCACCGGCAACGACACCGCCGCGCGCCTCATCCACGCCGCCGTCAACCTCCGCGACCTCGACAT CTGCTGGGGCTGCCATATTACCGACGAAGGCTTGATCAAGATTTCGTCCGCGGATTGCGTCGCCAACCTGACGTCCATATCGCTCTGGGGATTGGCCGGCATCACCGACAAGGGCGTGGTTCATCTG AGCATCATCCTGTGGAGCTGCCGCCACGTGACGGAGGCCGGGCTGGTGGCGCTGGTGAACAAGTGCCGGCGGCTGGAGTGCATCAACGTCGGCGGGATGCGGGTGCCGCCGGAGAGCTTCGTGGGCCTGCTTTCCATCAGCCCCGCCCTGCAGATCAGGTCCATCCCCCGCATCCTCGACGCCGGCGTGCAGGCCTCCTGA
- the LOC136520745 gene encoding F-box protein At5g67140-like isoform X3, producing the protein MDLDKQRQHDGDGDGAAAAEADIERLPVDLLAHILSLLSPFRDLSMAGGVSRRWRWAVERVLASRRRLSFAGQRTGNDTAARLIHAAVNLRDLDISRSCWGCHITDEGLIKISSADCVANLTSISLWGLAGITDKGVVHLVSRAYSLQHLNIGGTFITDESLYAVANSCTNLSPCLSIILWSCRHVTEAGLVALVNKCRRLECINVGGMRVPPESFVGLLSISPALQIRSIPRILDAGVQAS; encoded by the exons ATGGACCTGGACAAGCAGCGCcagcacgacggcgacggcgacggcgccgccgccgcggaggcGGACATCGAGCGTCTCCCCGTCGACCTCCTCGCGCACATCCTCTCCCTCCTGTCGCCCTTCCGCGACCTGTCCAT GGCTGGGGGAGTGAGCCGGAGGTGGCGCTGGGCCGTCGAGCGGGTGCTGGCGTCGCGGCGGCGGCTGAGCTTCGCGGGCCAGCGCACCGGCAACGACACCGCCGCGCGCCTCATCCACGCCGCCGTCAACCTCCGCGACCTCGACAT TTCACGAAGCTGCTGGGGCTGCCATATTACCGACGAAGGCTTGATCAAGATTTCGTCCGCGGATTGCGTCGCCAACCTGACGTCCATATCGCTCTGGGGATTGGCCGGCATCACCGACAAGGGCGTGGTTCATCTG GTTTCAAGGGCTTATTCTCTGCAGCACCTGAACATTGGTGGAACATTTATCACAGATGAATCCCTGTATGCAGTTGCAAACAGCTGCACAAatctgagcccttgttta AGCATCATCCTGTGGAGCTGCCGCCACGTGACGGAGGCCGGGCTGGTGGCGCTGGTGAACAAGTGCCGGCGGCTGGAGTGCATCAACGTCGGCGGGATGCGGGTGCCGCCGGAGAGCTTCGTGGGCCTGCTTTCCATCAGCCCCGCCCTGCAGATCAGGTCCATCCCCCGCATCCTCGACGCCGGCGTGCAGGCCTCCTGA
- the LOC136520745 gene encoding F-box protein At5g67140-like isoform X1, translating to MDLDKQRQHDGDGDGAAAAEADIERLPVDLLAHILSLLSPFRDLSMAGGVSRRWRWAVERVLASRRRLSFAGQRTGNDTAARLIHAAVNLRDLDISRSCWGCHITDEGLIKISSADCVANLTSISLWGLAGITDKGVVHLSIILWSCRHVTEAGLVALVNKCRRLECINVGGMRVPPESFVGLLSISPALQIRSIPRILDAGVQAS from the exons ATGGACCTGGACAAGCAGCGCcagcacgacggcgacggcgacggcgccgccgccgcggaggcGGACATCGAGCGTCTCCCCGTCGACCTCCTCGCGCACATCCTCTCCCTCCTGTCGCCCTTCCGCGACCTGTCCAT GGCTGGGGGAGTGAGCCGGAGGTGGCGCTGGGCCGTCGAGCGGGTGCTGGCGTCGCGGCGGCGGCTGAGCTTCGCGGGCCAGCGCACCGGCAACGACACCGCCGCGCGCCTCATCCACGCCGCCGTCAACCTCCGCGACCTCGACAT TTCACGAAGCTGCTGGGGCTGCCATATTACCGACGAAGGCTTGATCAAGATTTCGTCCGCGGATTGCGTCGCCAACCTGACGTCCATATCGCTCTGGGGATTGGCCGGCATCACCGACAAGGGCGTGGTTCATCTG AGCATCATCCTGTGGAGCTGCCGCCACGTGACGGAGGCCGGGCTGGTGGCGCTGGTGAACAAGTGCCGGCGGCTGGAGTGCATCAACGTCGGCGGGATGCGGGTGCCGCCGGAGAGCTTCGTGGGCCTGCTTTCCATCAGCCCCGCCCTGCAGATCAGGTCCATCCCCCGCATCCTCGACGCCGGCGTGCAGGCCTCCTGA
- the LOC136520193 gene encoding caffeoyl-CoA O-methyltransferase 1-like → MATTATEAAKAAPAEQANGEQKTRHSEVGHKSLLKSDDLYQYILDTSVYPREPESMKELREITAKHPWNLMTTSADEGQFLNMLIKLIGAKKTMEIGVYTGYSLLATALALPEDGTILAMDINRENYELGLPCIEKAGVAHKIDFREGPALPVLDDLIADEKNHGSFDFVFVDADKDNYLNYHERLLKLVKLGGLIGYDNTLWNGSVVLPDDAPMRKYIRFYRDFVLVLNKALAADERVEICQLPVGDGVTLCRRVK, encoded by the exons ATGGCCACCACGGCGACCGAGGCGGCCAAGGCCGCGCCGGCGGAGCAGGCCAACGGCGAGCAGAAGACGCGCCACTCCGAGGTCGGCCACAAGAGCCTGCTCAAGAGCGACGACCTCTACCAG TACATCCTGGACACGAGCGTGTACCCGCGGGAGCCGGAGAGCATGAAGGAGCTCCGCGAGATCACCGCCAAGCACCCATG GAACCTGATGACGACCTCCGCCGACGAGGGCCAGTTCCTCAACATGCTCATCAAGCTCATCGGCGCCAAGAAGACCATGGAGATCGGCGTCTACACCGGCTACTCCCTCCTCGCCACCGCGCTCGCCCTCCCGGAGGACGGCACG ATCTTGGCCATGGACATCAACCGCGAGAACTACGAGCTGGGCCTGCCCTGCATCGAGAAGGCCGGCGTCGCCCACAAGATCGACTTCCGCGAGGGCCCCGCGCTCCCCGTCCTCGACGACCTCATCGCAGAC GAGAAGAACCACGGGTCGTTCGACTTCGTCTTCGTGGACGCCGACAAGGACAACTACCTCAACTACCACGAGCGGCTGCTCAAGCTGGTGAAGCTGGGGGGCCTCATCGGCTACGACAACACGCTGTGGAACGGCTCCGTCGTGCTCCCCGACGACGCCCCCATGCGCAAGTACATCCGCTTCTACCGTGACTTCGTGCTCGTCCTCAACAAGGCCCTCGCCGCCGACGAGCGCGTCGAGATCTGCCAGCTCCCCGTCGGCGACGGCGTCACCCTCTGCCGCCGCGTCAAGTGA